The Algoriphagus sp. TR-M9 genome has a window encoding:
- a CDS encoding NUDIX domain-containing protein gives MANEDISKQITAKFGNHLRSRVNGILIQDDKLLMIRHKMGNQRVFWSVPGGGMEYGAAAEENLKREFIEETGLEVAVEKYLFVHELLAPPLHAMEHFFLVRQTGGKLMLGKDPELSDRSQIIEEISWMDLKSIQSLPHDTLHQIFWGIKSLEDLVLLRGYFKFGNNYLK, from the coding sequence ATGGCAAACGAGGACATCAGCAAGCAAATCACTGCGAAATTTGGAAATCACTTGCGCAGTAGAGTAAATGGGATTTTGATACAGGATGACAAACTCCTGATGATAAGGCACAAAATGGGCAATCAGCGAGTATTCTGGTCCGTACCTGGAGGGGGGATGGAATATGGAGCGGCTGCCGAGGAGAATCTCAAAAGGGAATTCATAGAAGAAACTGGATTGGAAGTAGCGGTAGAAAAATACCTTTTCGTCCACGAGTTGCTAGCCCCACCCCTGCATGCCATGGAGCATTTTTTTCTAGTGCGACAGACCGGAGGAAAGCTGATGCTAGGCAAAGACCCTGAATTATCGGATAGATCTCAAATCATCGAAGAAATCTCCTGGATGGACCTAAAAAGCATCCAATCATTGCCTCATGACACCCTTCATCAAATCTTTTGGGGAATTAAATCCTTGGAGGACTTAGTATTGTTGCGAGGATATTTTAAATTTGGAAATAATTATCTAAAATAG